In the genome of Rhodamnia argentea isolate NSW1041297 chromosome 3, ASM2092103v1, whole genome shotgun sequence, one region contains:
- the LOC115732203 gene encoding LOW QUALITY PROTEIN: phosphatidylinositol N-acetylglucosaminyltransferase subunit A (The sequence of the model RefSeq protein was modified relative to this genomic sequence to represent the inferred CDS: deleted 1 base in 1 codon): protein MKVPLSLFFNQRREKRTTPRTALALLRAYLPRSLQSNPSHSRSKAIEPIPSFTSVCSFGIHPNMAFAAAAAAANKPKKVVTPSQSNLCITLFFIVLFTIPALFLLRATTTTTSSACAALFPNAAAKAAAHGPKPFLGDLRDARFAWNRLSFDGPRDARRPLPVLRIAVFSRKWPVGTTPGGMERHAYTLHTALAARGHQVHVFTSPIEGAADIKDNTGGVPTPPPRLHFHEGEPGRWRYNKAWEMFVEENGREAFDVVHSESVALPHWVARDVPNLAVSWHGIALESLQSDIYQDLALRPDGEPIPPDVNKNMQGVIPKVLNEIRFFHKYAHHVAISDSCGEMLRDVYQIPTKRVHVILNGVDEADFGQNPESGREFRSQMGVPGNATVVLGVAGRLVKDKGHPLLHRAFSIITKRHPNVYLVIAGSGPWAGRYKELGPRVLVQGSMSPSQLGRFYNSIDVFLNPTLRPQGLDLTLMEAMMSGKPVMASRFPSIKGTIVVDDELGFLFSPNVESLVEAMETVITEGPKRLAERGRACRQYAMSMFTARKMALAYERLFLCIKNETFCKYP, encoded by the exons ATGAAGGTTcctctttccctctttttcAACCAAAGGCGTGAGAAACGCACCACTCCAAGAACAGCCCTTGCTCTACTGCGTGCCTACCTCCCCAGATCCCTCCAAAGCAATCCATCCCATTCACGCTCCAAAGCCATAGAACCGATCCCTTCCTTCACCTCCGTTTGTTCGTTTGGCATTCATCCCAACATGGCCTTCGCTgccgcggccgccgccgccaacaAGCCCAAGAAAGTGGTGACTCCGTCCCAATCCAACCTGTGTATCACCCTCTTCTTCATCGTCCTCTTCACCATCCCCgccctcttcctcctccgcgccaccaccaccaccacctcctccgcctGCGCCGCCCTCTTCCCCAATGCCGCAGCCAAGGCCGCTGCCCACGGCCCGAAGCCCTTCCTCGGCGATCTCCGCGACGCCCGCTTCGCGTGGAACCGCCTCTCCTTCGACGGCCCGAGGGATGCCCGACGCCCGCTGCCGGTGCTCCGGATTGCTGTGTTCTCCCGGAAGTGGCCGGTCGGCACGACCCCAGGCGGCATGGAGCGCCACGCCTACACCCTCCACACCGCCCTCGCAGCCCGTGGCCACCAAGTCCACGTGTTCACGTCCCCCATCGAGGGCGCCGCCGACATCAAGGACAACACGGGGGGTGTGCCGACTCCTCCGCCACGGTTGCATTTCCACGAGGGCGAGCCAGGGAGGTGGAGGTACAACAAGGCGTGGGAGATGTTTGTGGAGGAGAACGGGCGGGAGGCGTTCGACGTCGTGCACTCGGAGAGCGTGGCGCTCCCTCACTGGGTGGCCCGAGACGTGCCAAACCTCGCCGTGTCGTGGCATGGGATCGCGCTCGAGAGCCTGCAGTCGGACATTTACCAGGACCTGGCGCTGAGGCCGGATGGCGAGCCCATCCCGCCGGACGTTAACAAGAACATGCAAGGCGTGATTCCGAAG GTGCTTAACGAAATCAGGTTCTTCCACAAATATGCCCACCACGTGGCGATCAGCGATAGCTGCGGTGAGATGTTGCGCGACGTGTACCAAATCCCGACCAAGAGAGTCCACGTCATCCTCAATGGAGTCGACGAGGCCGACTTCGGGCAGAATCCTGAGTCGGGCCGTGAATTCCGG TCCCAAATGGGCGTCCCTGGGAACGCGACCGTCGTGCTGGGTGTCGCCGGCAGGCTCGTCAAGGACAAAGGCCACCCCCTCCTCCATCGAGCATTCTCCATAATCACCAAACGGCACCCGAACGTGTACCTAGTCATCGCGGGCTCCGGCCCATGGGCCGGTCGCTACAAGGAATTGGGCCCTAGGGTCTTGGTCCAGGGCTCGATGAGCCCGTCTCAGTTGGGCCGTTTCTACAATTCGATCGACGTCTTCCTGAATCCGACGCTAAGGCCGCAAGGGCTGGACCTGACGCTGATGGAGGCGATGATGAGCGGGAAGCCGGTGATGGCGTCAAGGTTCCCAAGCATCAAAGGGACGATCGTCGTGGACGATGAGTTAGGGTTTTTGTTCTCGCCGAACGTGGAGTCGCTTGTGGAGGCGATGGAGACGGTGATCACGGAAGGTCCGAAGAGGCTGGCCGAGAGAGGTAGGGCTTGTAGACAATACGCAATGTCAATGTTCACGGCGAGGAAGATGGCTTTGGCGTACGAGAGATTATTTTTATGTATAAAGAACGAGACATTTTGTAAGTATCCTTAG
- the LOC115732204 gene encoding coniferyl alcohol acyltransferase, translating into MDVEASVQGGLMVNISKKSIVKSIAPSEDPPQVLTLSNLDLLSGRFPVSYFYFYRKPASDDGDFAFIVEALKSSLAATLAHFYPFAGRIVPNPNTGEPEIVCDNTGALVLEADASRDLNRLDFHNLNQFMQGKLVDIQPDFPVQVQVTKYSCGSISLTFSFDHALGDASAFGKFLLSWSEISRNIPISCRPNHSRNLRPRIPPTYHSSLDQAFLKCTLEDILNIPTPNTLLKRLYHVEYESISNLQKLASSDGRSRTKIEAFSAYLWKMMVRAINVELHANCKMGWLVDGRGRMGDGDSDPSPDYIGNVLSLAVGEASIEDLKNGTIADVSSKVHEAISEVTTRSHFLDLIDWIECHRPGLMLSRVVLGQGGPTLVVSSGRRFPVAELDFGFGNPVLGTVCSTIEKIGLSYVNQRSSARGDGSWTVSAILRPELAAAFESDPILQPMSTRHLQL; encoded by the exons ATGGACGTTGAAGCTTCAGTCCAAGGAGGTCTCATGGTGAACATATCCAAGAAAAGTATCGTGAAATCCATCGCTCCATCGGAAGATCCTCCTCAGGTCCTCACTCTCTCCAACCTCGACCTTCTCTCCGGGCGGTTTCCGGTGAGCTACTTCTACTTTTACCGGAAACCGGCGAGTGATGACGGTGACTTCGCCTTCATTGTGGAAGCCCTCAAGAGCTCTTTAGCAGCTACTCTAGCTCACTTCTACCCGTTCGCTGGTCGGATTGTCCCGAACCCGAACACTGGCGAACCAGAAATCGTCTGTGATAACACAGGAGCATTGGTTCTTGAAGCTGATGCGAGCAGAGATTTGAATCGGTTGGATTTCCACAATCTCAATCAGTTCATGCAAGGGAAGCTCGTTGACATTCAACCCGACTTCCCGGTTCAAGTTCAG GTAACGAAGTACAGCTGCGGAAGCATTTCGTTGACGTTCAGCTTCGACCACGCCCTCGGCGACGCGAGCGCATTCGGCAAGTTTCTTCTCTCGTGGTCCGAAATTTCGAGGAACATACCGATTTCATGCAGACCGAATCATAGTCGCAACCTCCGCCCACGTATCCCTCCGACATACCACTCGTCACTAGACCAAGCTTTTCTGAAGTGCACCTTGGAAGACATACTAAACATCCCGACGCCCAATACTTTGCTCAAGCGGCTTTATCACGTGGAGTACGAAAGCATTAGTAACTTGCAGAAGCTCGCCTCGTCGGATGGTCGGAGCCGGACGAAGATCGAGGCCTTCTCGGCTTATCTATGGAAGATGATGGTCCGCGCAATCAATGTCGAGTTACATGCGAATTGCAAGATGGGTTGGTTAGTCGATGGAAGAGGAAGGATGGGCGACGGAGATTCTGACCCGTCGCCGGATTACATAGGAAATGTGTTGTCTTTGGCTGTCGGAGAGGCAAGTATTGAAGACTTGAAGAACGGGACTATAGCAGATGTTTCAAGCAAGGTTCACGAGGCAATTTCTGAGGTCACAACTCGAAgtcatttcttggatttgatAGATTGGATCGAATGCCATAGGCCCGGGCTGATGCTGTCTAGGGTTGTCCTTGGTCAAGGAGGGCCCACGCTCGTCGTCTCTTCCGGTCGGAGATTCCCGGTGGCGGAATTGGATTTTGGGTTCGGAAACCCTGTGCTAGGGACGGTTTGTTCCACCATAGAAAAGATCGGCCTCAGCTACGTGAATCAGAGATCGAGTGCTAGAGGCGACGGCTCGTGGACCGTGTCGGCTATCCTGAGGCCGGAGCTGGCGGCCGCATTCGAATCGGATCCCATTCTTCAACCCATGTCTACTAGACATCTTCAACTGTAG
- the LOC115748003 gene encoding pectin acetylesterase 8-like isoform X1 has translation MADARFRTWLCVILSIQILLKSDAFNVGITYVQNAVAKGGVCLDGSPPAYHFDKGFGAGANNWLVHFEGGGWCNNVTTCLDRRDTRLGSSKHMVKEVVFSGLLHNKQKFNPDFYNWNRIKVRYCDGASFTGDVEAVDPATNLHFRGARAFVAIIEDLLSKGMSKAQNAILSGCSAGGLTSILHCDRFRALVPASAKVKCLADAGYFINAKDVAGTPHIETFYSEVVATHGSAKNLPTSCTSKLRPGLCFFPQNVAQQIQTPFFLINAAYDSWQIKNILAPGVADPHGTWHSCKLDINKCSPNQLEIMQDFRLQFLSALNGVGKSPSRGMFIDSCYAHCQSEMQETWLRNDSPALAKTSIAKAVGDWYYDRSPFQKIDCAYPCNPTCHNRIFDPNGHPEV, from the exons ATGGCTGATGCAAGATTTAGGACATGGCTGTGTGTTATACTGAGCATACAGATCTTGCTCAAGTCTGATGCCTTTAATGTTGGGATTACGTATGTCCAAAATGCTGTGGCGAAAGGAGGTG TTTGTTTGGATGGTAGCCCTCCGGCTTACCACTTCGATAAGGGATTTGGAGCTGGCGCTAACAATTGGCTCGTTCACTTTGAG GGAGGAGGATGGTGCAACAACGTCACCACTTGCCTCGATCGAAGGGATACGCGGTTAGGTTCATCAAAGCATATGGTCAAGGAAGTTGTTTTCTCCGGTTTACTCCATaacaaacaaaaatttaatCCAG ACTTCTATAACTGGAACAGAATCAAGGTCAGATACTGCGATGGAGCTTCATTTACTGGGGATGTGGAAGCAGTAGACCCC GCCACTAACCTTCACTTTAGAGGAGCGAGGGCTTTTGTAGCGATTATTGAGGATTTACTTTCGAAAGGGATGAGTAAGGCGCAAAAT GCTATTCTTTCTGGATGCTCAGCTGGTGGATTGACTTCAATACTGCATTGTGATAGATTCCGAGCTCTCGTCCCTGCAAGTGCCAAAGTCAAATGCCTTGCAGATGCTGGCTATTTTATCAACGC GAAGGATGTTGCTGGGACTCCACACATTGAAACTTTCTACAGTGAAGTGGTTGCAACacat GGATCAGCCAAGAATCTACCAACTTCCTGTACATCCAAACTGAGACCGGGATTG TGCTTCTTCCCTCAAAATGTGGCTCAGCAAATTCAGACCCCGTTCTTCCTTATTAATGCCGCCTATGATTCGTGGCAG ATTAAGAATATTTTGGCGCCTGGAGTGGCCGATCCTCATGGAACCTGGCATAGCTGCAAGCTCGATATCAATAAGTGCTCGCCGAATCAACTCGAAATCATGCAAG ATTTCAGGCTGCAGTTCTTAAGCGCACTGAACGGTGTTGGAAAATCTCCATCGAGAGGAATGTTCATTGATTCTTGCTATGCTCACTGCCAATCCGAGATGCAAGAGACATGGCTGAGGAACGACTCTCCAGCACTGGCGAAGACA tcGATCGCAAAGGCAGTTGGAGACTGGTATTACGACCGTAGTCCGTTCCAAAAGATCGATTGCGCTTATCCCTGCAACCCCACTTGCCACAACCGGATTTTCGATCCCAATGGACACCCTGAAGTATAG
- the LOC115733730 gene encoding probable serine/threonine-protein kinase PBL15, with protein MKEKESNSKPWRPALTANCCSAEDQTVFSNFSRCRPSRSEYSKNLAPMPSFRRLSFSDLSRSSSMRINEDLAQSFGPDLYDFQLVELKAITQNFSSHFLLGEGGFGTVHKGYLDDSMRQGLKAQAVAVKLLDIEGLQGHREWLAEVIFLGQLRHPNLVRLIGYCCEDEERLLVYEFMPRGSLENHLFKRISISLPWATRLKIAIGAAKGLAFLHGAEKPVIYRDFKTSNILLDSDFTAKLSDFGLAKMGPEGSKSHVTTRVMGTYGYAAPEYVSTGHLTTKSDVYSFGVVLLELLTGRRAVDKLRPKTEQNLVDWTKPYLTSSRKLRCIMDPRLGGQYSVKGAKEMALLALQCISLQPKDRPRMPAIIEALECLQNLKDMAVNSGQWPSSKTNARNGVHAKGRNVEAKNGNYRKSYPVTPVRKT; from the exons ATGAAGGAAAAGGAGTCGAATTCGAAGCCATGGAGGCCGGCCTTGACCGCCAACTGCTGCTCGGCCGAGGACCAGACCGTCTTCAGCAACTTCAGCCGGTGCCGCCCCTCGCGGTCGGAGTACTCCAAGAACCTTGCGCCGATGCCGTCATTCCGGAGGCTCTCCTTCTCCGACCTCAGCCGGTCGTCCTCGATGCGCATCAACGAGGACCTCGCGCAGTCCTTCGGGCCCGACCTGTACGACTTCCAGCTGGTCGAGCTGAAGGCAATCACGCAGAACTTCTCGAGCCACTTCTTGCTCGGCGAGGGTGGGTTCGGGACGGTCCACAAGGGATACCTAGACGACAGCATGAGGCAGGGCTTGAAGGCGCAGGCCGTCGCCGTGAAGCTCCTGGACATTGAAGGCCTTCAAGGACACCGTGAATGGCTG GCGGAAGTGATATTTCTGGGGCAACTTAGGCACCCGAACTTGGTTCGATTGATCGGCTACTGTTGTGAGGACGAAGAACGACTCCTCGTATACGAGTTTATGCCTCGAGGTAGCTTAGAGAACCACTTATTCAAGA GGATATCAATATCATTGCCATGGGCCACAAGGCTCAAAATTGCAATAGGAGCAGCCAAAGGCCTTGCCTTCTTGCATGGTGCTGAGAAGCCGGTGATCTACAGGGACTTCAAAACTTCCAATATCTTGCTTGATTCT GATTTCACCGCCAAATTATCCGACTTTGGACTCGCCAAAATGGGGCCGGAAGGATCGAAATCCCATGTTACGACTCGAGTGATGGGTACATACGGTTACGCTGCACCAGAGTACGTCTCAACCG GGCACCTGACGACGAAGAGCGATGTGTACAGCTTTGGGGTGGTCCTCCTGGAGCTGCTCACTGGGAGGCGGGCCGTCGACAAGCTCCGGCCGAAGACCGAGCAGAACCTGGTGGATTGGACCAAGCCCTATCTGACAAGCAGCAGGAAGCTGAGGTGCATCATGGACCCAAGGCTCGGGGGGCAGTACTCAGTAAAAGGGGCCAAAGAGATGGCCCTCTTAGCTCTGCAATGCATCAGCTTGCAGCCCAAGGACAGGCCGAGAATGCCTGCCATCATTGAGGCCCTTGAATGCCTCCAGAACTTGAAGGACATGGCTGTGAATTCTGGTCAGTGGCCGTCCAGCAAGACCAATGCAAGAAATGGAGTTCATGCCAAGGGAAGGAATGTGGAAGCCAAGAATGGGAATTACAGAAAGTCTTATCCTGTCACTCCTGTTAGGAAAACATGA
- the LOC115748003 gene encoding pectin acetylesterase 8-like isoform X2, translating into MADARFRTWLCVILSIQILLKSDAFNVGITYVQNAVAKGGVCLDGSPPAYHFDKGFGAGANNWLVHFEGGGWCNNVTTCLDRRDTRLGSSKHMVKEVVFSGLLHNKQKFNPDFYNWNRIKVRYCDGASFTGDVEAVDPATNLHFRGARAFVAIIEDLLSKGMSKAQNAILSGCSAGGLTSILHCDRFRALVPASAKVKCLADAGYFINAKDVAGTPHIETFYSEVVATHGSAKNLPTSCTSKLRPGLCFFPQNVAQQIQTPFFLINAAYDSWQIKNILAPGVADPHGTWHSCKLDINKCSPNQLEIMQDFRLQFLSALNGVGKSPSRGMFIDSCYAHCQSEMQETWLRNDSPALAKTSIAKAVGDWYYDRSPFQKIDCAYPCNPTCHNRIFDPNGHPENIAPQSHEPSLSSPNPAYKSPKMRLLIRSVTFLIFNIYSGMNRLL; encoded by the exons ATGGCTGATGCAAGATTTAGGACATGGCTGTGTGTTATACTGAGCATACAGATCTTGCTCAAGTCTGATGCCTTTAATGTTGGGATTACGTATGTCCAAAATGCTGTGGCGAAAGGAGGTG TTTGTTTGGATGGTAGCCCTCCGGCTTACCACTTCGATAAGGGATTTGGAGCTGGCGCTAACAATTGGCTCGTTCACTTTGAG GGAGGAGGATGGTGCAACAACGTCACCACTTGCCTCGATCGAAGGGATACGCGGTTAGGTTCATCAAAGCATATGGTCAAGGAAGTTGTTTTCTCCGGTTTACTCCATaacaaacaaaaatttaatCCAG ACTTCTATAACTGGAACAGAATCAAGGTCAGATACTGCGATGGAGCTTCATTTACTGGGGATGTGGAAGCAGTAGACCCC GCCACTAACCTTCACTTTAGAGGAGCGAGGGCTTTTGTAGCGATTATTGAGGATTTACTTTCGAAAGGGATGAGTAAGGCGCAAAAT GCTATTCTTTCTGGATGCTCAGCTGGTGGATTGACTTCAATACTGCATTGTGATAGATTCCGAGCTCTCGTCCCTGCAAGTGCCAAAGTCAAATGCCTTGCAGATGCTGGCTATTTTATCAACGC GAAGGATGTTGCTGGGACTCCACACATTGAAACTTTCTACAGTGAAGTGGTTGCAACacat GGATCAGCCAAGAATCTACCAACTTCCTGTACATCCAAACTGAGACCGGGATTG TGCTTCTTCCCTCAAAATGTGGCTCAGCAAATTCAGACCCCGTTCTTCCTTATTAATGCCGCCTATGATTCGTGGCAG ATTAAGAATATTTTGGCGCCTGGAGTGGCCGATCCTCATGGAACCTGGCATAGCTGCAAGCTCGATATCAATAAGTGCTCGCCGAATCAACTCGAAATCATGCAAG ATTTCAGGCTGCAGTTCTTAAGCGCACTGAACGGTGTTGGAAAATCTCCATCGAGAGGAATGTTCATTGATTCTTGCTATGCTCACTGCCAATCCGAGATGCAAGAGACATGGCTGAGGAACGACTCTCCAGCACTGGCGAAGACA tcGATCGCAAAGGCAGTTGGAGACTGGTATTACGACCGTAGTCCGTTCCAAAAGATCGATTGCGCTTATCCCTGCAACCCCACTTGCCACAACCGGATTTTCGATCCCAATGGACACCCTGAA AACATTGCTCCTCAATCACATGAACCCAGTCTCAGCAGCCCGAATCCAGCATACAAAAGCCCAAAAATGCGACTTCTGATTCGGTCGGTTACTTTCTTAATTTTCAACATCTACTCCGGAATGAATAGACTGCTCTAG